The region CCGATGGAGATCATCATCACCGTGACAGACCAGAATGACAACCGGCCTGTCTTCACCCAGCAAGTCTTCACTGGCTACATTGAGGAGAACGCAAAGCCAGGTACACGAGGGATGGCTGGCACCGCCGGGccagagctgagccaggggcTCCAGCGGGCTTGGTTCCACCAGTGACACCTGCCCTGCTTGTCCTTGTGCCCAGGCACGTCCGTGATGACCGTGAGCGCCACAGACGCCGACGATGCGATCAATGTCAACAACGGCATCATTGGCTACTCCATCCTCAGCGAGGAGCCCCAGAGCACGCAGCAGATGTTCACCATTGACCCGGAGAAGGGTGTCATCAGTGTCATTGGCACGGGGCTGGACCGGGAGGTGGGTGCCCACGCTGCGTCCTGGGGGACCAGGTTGCAGCTCCATGGTGGGACTTGCTAtggggagctggggatgctggagcccaggaACCTGGCCAGTTCAGGGGCTTCCCGTCACCAAGTCCCTGTCCTCTGTGGGTgtctgcagcccccagcccattGGATATCTATGTGGGCTTGCTGTTGggccctggctctgctgagtCCCAAGAATGGGAGATTTCAAGTGGGCAGTCTCTGTGCCAGTGGCAACCATCGTGTCTGGAGAAGGCTAGATCTGGCAGATGATGCCCCAGAGGATGGTGAAATGCTGGAGCCTGTCCCTGCCCTAACTGCTGTGATTTTGGTTTGCAGACCACTCCCAACTACACGCTGATCATCCAGGCTGCAGACCAGGAGGGCACTGGcctcaccaccacagccactgccaTTGTGGAAGTCACCGATGCCAATGACAACCCTCCCATTTTTGACCCCACCATGGTACCCATGCTAcctcctctgagctgctgccattGTGGCATAATTCCTGCCaccacagggtgcccagggctgtCACGGTGACTGTCTGTCCCAAATCCCTCTCTTGCAGTATGAGGGGGCAGTGAAGGAGAACGAGGCCGGGGCACTGGTGACACGGCTGCATGTGAAGGACCGGGACATGCAGGGCTCCCCAGCCTGGCAAGCTGTCTACCACATCAAGAGCGGGGACCCAGAAGGCGACTTCACCATCACCACCGACCCCAAAACCAACGATGGCATCCTGAGAACTGCCAAGGTGGGTCCTGGTGCCGCACAACCACCCCAACCACCCCACTGCTGGCCACCTCCCGCTGGTGCTGCCCGGCTCCTCTCCCCCGTCTCAGGGCCTGGACTATGAGAGCAAGAACCAGTACAGCCTGGTGGTGACAGTGGAGAACGCAGTCCCCTTCACCGTGTCCCTGCCACTCTCCACGGCCAGTGTCCTGGTGGCAGTGTCAGATGAGAACGAAGCGCCTGTCTTCGTGCCCCCACTCAAGAAGGTGGAGGTGAGGGAGGACCTGCCAAAGGGCCACCAGGTCACCTCCTACACAGCCCAGGATCCAGACCGGGACCTGAAGCAGACAATCACGTGAGTGGGGGTTCAgtgagggggggaggggtgttCAGTGGCTGGGGGGCCTGAGGGGCTGCCCTGTGGCCCCTGCTGAGCCCTCGCTGGCACCAGGTACCGCATGGGCATCGACGCCGCGGACTGGCTGTCCATCGACCCAGAGAATGGCATCATCACAGCGGCTAAGCCCCTGGACCGCGAGTCGGTGCACGCCATCAACAGCACCTACGAGGCCCTCGTCCTGGCTGTGGACAGTGGTGAGcagcccccacccctgcccctcaGGAAGGGACTGCAGGCCTCTATCCACGCCCCCTTGGGGCTCCCAGGACCCCCTCCCTGGGCCCATGTTAACCCCTGGCCCCACAGCATCACCACCTGCCACCGGCACTGggacactgctgctcctgctcgaGGATGTCAATGACAATGGGCCCACGCCAGAGCCACGGAGCTTTGACGTCTGCAGCCGGCAGCCTGAGCCTCAGACGCTGACCATCGTGGACAAGGACCTGCCCCCCAACACCTATCCCTTCAAGGCTGACTTGAAGCATCGCTCCAATGTCAACTGGACTGTCAGGGTGACTGGACAAGGTGGGTGctgtctgctccagcctggccacccATCCTTGCCATGGGGCAGAGGTGCCAAGCAAGCGCTGATCCCAGCCCCCCTCCGCTCTTGTTACCTCTGAGCACAGACAGTGTCAGCCCTGACAGTGGGCACTGGGCTAGGGAACTGGTGCTGGGGGTGTCCCCAGCCTGTGACTCTGTCCCCTCACTGTGCCACCAGACACACTGGAGCTGAGAccgctgagggagctggagccaggggagCACACCGTGTTCCTGGAGCTGTGGGACGCGCAAGGGAAGTCACAGATGACACCACTTAAAGTCCAGGTCTGTGACTGTGAAGGGCCAACCAAGAACTGTGAGCGACGAGCCTTCGTTACTGAAAGcctgggtgtccctgccatcctgggcatcctggggggcatcctggcactgctgagTAAGTACAAGGAGTAGGGACAGGCACGGCACCTGCTTCACCCCACCTCCCTGACGCTGGTGCCCTCTGCTTGCAgtcttgctgctgttgctgctcctatttgtgaggaggaggaaagtgGTGAAGGAGCCGCTGCTCCCACCTGAAGATGACATGCGGGACAATGTCTACCACTATGATGAGGAGGGCGGTGGTGAGGAGGACCAGGTAGGACAACTGTGCTGGCTTTGGCTCTCTGAGACACCTTCCCTACAGTCACCTTGCACCCTGCATACCCTGGTGCCCTCGGTGGCTGTGGTCATCCCTTGAGTGTCATCTCCTCATTCTTTCCTGTGCAGGATTATGACCTGAGCCAGCTGCACCGGGGCCTGGATGCCCGCCCAGAGGTGATCCGCAATGATGTGGCCCCCCCGCTGATGGCCGCCCCACAGTACCGGCCCCGTCCCGCCAACCCTGATGAGATCGGGAACTTCATCGACGAGGTAAGCTGGGACTCCACGTGGTGCTCCAGTGGGGTGAAACCCTCatctgtgccagcactgctggggtcCTCCAACCCAGTGGGGCACTTGGCAATGTTGGGTcagcagttggactcaatgaccttaaaggaaTTTTCCAACCTAATTTATGATGAGTACTgattcccttttccccccacaccaGAACCTGAAGGCAGCTGACACAGACCCCACGGCCCCTCCTTATGACTCACTGCTGGTATTCGACTATGAGGGCAGCGGCTCAGAGGCCACCTCGCTCAGCTCCCTCAACTCCTCCGACTCCGACCGCGACCAAGACTACGACTACCTCAACGAGTGGGGCAGCCGCTTCAAGAAGCTGGCCGACCTCtatgggggtggggaggatgaCGATTAGGAACCCCCAACCTTGGCATTGGCttggctggcagctgcctggtgcAGGCAGCTCACCTCATTTCACGCCACCAGTCTCAGGATGGGTCTTTGCTGAACCCTCGCTCCAGTACCCCCTCAACCTGGTGTCCACATTCCCCTCATTGTGTGCAGGGGCCACCTGGGGTCACTCGGTCTTGGGGGATGGGTTGGGGGGAATCTGTGTGTTTCTCACACCACTCAGCTCCAGGCAGGGCGTAGAGCCCTTTGGTTCATTCTCCATCCTAGAGTGAGGGCCAGGATCAGCTCCTCTTcccaggcagggacaggctCCCGCCACTTCCCTCCCTTTGTCCCACAGCGTTTCTCTGGCTCTCTCCAAAATACCTCAGgccaccagccccagcacaaCCACTAGCTCACAAAGCCGGTGCCAAAGAAAGAGGGTGATCCTGTTACTGTGCTGGAGCGGAGTGAGGTGCTAGATAACTACAGACCAAAGATGAGCCATCATGTGCTGTAGGTGAGGGAACTGTATTCACCAAGAGCACACAGGGGTAGatctctgtttctctgtatCCCAGATTACGATGTGATTTCCTTTTGTGGCATGGCGGGTTGTAATTACTCTGCAGTCAATGAAAGGCGCTTCTGGAAATCAAACAGCTTTACTGAAATTCGGCATTCAGCTGTCATcgtggtttgttattttttatcACG is a window of Indicator indicator isolate 239-I01 chromosome 19, UM_Iind_1.1, whole genome shotgun sequence DNA encoding:
- the LOC128973277 gene encoding cadherin-1-like, producing the protein MGRRGSCPTLLCLLLLLLQASHWLCERAALCQPGFTRETFTLTMPRDSVAAGRPLGRVSFVECGEPRRAAYLSDDTRFKVSRDGVVSATRPLQLMWQISFSVHTWDNTGKKHSAKVTLRRRWHQYHRHQHHHHQHEDVAPEVLTFPEPGHGPLHRQKRDWVIPPINCPENERGPFPKKLVQIKSNKDKETKVFYSITGQGADTYPVGVFTIERETGWLEVTRPLDREEMDKYYLYSHAVSANGQSVEDPMEIIITVTDQNDNRPVFTQQVFTGYIEENAKPGTSVMTVSATDADDAINVNNGIIGYSILSEEPQSTQQMFTIDPEKGVISVIGTGLDRETTPNYTLIIQAADQEGTGLTTTATAIVEVTDANDNPPIFDPTMYEGAVKENEAGALVTRLHVKDRDMQGSPAWQAVYHIKSGDPEGDFTITTDPKTNDGILRTAKGLDYESKNQYSLVVTVENAVPFTVSLPLSTASVLVAVSDENEAPVFVPPLKKVEVREDLPKGHQVTSYTAQDPDRDLKQTITYRMGIDAADWLSIDPENGIITAAKPLDRESVHAINSTYEALVLAVDSASPPATGTGTLLLLLEDVNDNGPTPEPRSFDVCSRQPEPQTLTIVDKDLPPNTYPFKADLKHRSNVNWTVRVTGQDTLELRPLRELEPGEHTVFLELWDAQGKSQMTPLKVQVCDCEGPTKNCERRAFVTESLGVPAILGILGGILALLILLLLLLLFVRRRKVVKEPLLPPEDDMRDNVYHYDEEGGGEEDQDYDLSQLHRGLDARPEVIRNDVAPPLMAAPQYRPRPANPDEIGNFIDENLKAADTDPTAPPYDSLLVFDYEGSGSEATSLSSLNSSDSDRDQDYDYLNEWGSRFKKLADLYGGGEDDD